In Crinalium epipsammum PCC 9333, the genomic window TAATAAAGGCTGCGCCCCCTCTAACAACGCCAGCCCCGCCCGCAAAATTGGCACTACTGCTACTGGTACTTGAGGATTAATAAAAGTTGCAGGGCATTCCGCTAATGGAGTTTGTACAGTTGTTTCAATACTTGGCAACCAGTCTCTAATTGCCTCATAAGTAAGCCACCGCCCCAATTCCGTCATCGCACTGCGAAACAAAGTTGTTGGCGTTTGGGCATCACGCACAACTCCCAACCAGTGCTTAATTAGAGGATGAGGTGGAACATGAATACGTAATTGTATAGCCATAGTCAACCGATTTTAAACTTAAAATTTAGGAGTAACAACCTAGAACTTAGATACAGCCCCCTGTTAAAGCTTTGTTCGGGGGTCAGAGAATCAAGAAGATGCCTGTTAATCATACGCTTTTCTGGTTCTGATCATCTTACCTGTTGGGCTTCTTAGCTCCCAATTAGATAATTTATTGATAATTTATCTCACTACTATTGACAGCATTTTTCAATAAGGATATATTGTGTTTAGTGTTCTCCTCTCAAATTAAGGATCGGCAGGTGGGACTGGTAAGCAAGAGCAGACTCGTCCCCGCTTTTTTTTGACAAGCATTGCTCTAAGAATTAGGCATTAGTCCAGTCACGCTGTAAACTCAGATAAGTTAAATATTTGCAAGATCAAGTTTCTTGCCTTAGAGCTAAAGCTCACCCAAAATTTCAAACTCAAAATCTCTTGACTCCATGCCTGCCACTTCTATTTCCTATTTCCTTGAAGATAAACCCGATCAAACCGTTTTTGATGTCATTGTGATTGGATCAGGTATTGGGGGTTTAGTAACAGCAACTCAACTAGCTGCCAAAGGCGCTAAAGTTTTAGTACTCGAAAGTTATTTAATCCCTGGGGGAAGTGCTGGCTACTTTGAGCGGGAAGGCTACCGCTTTGATGTAGGAGCCTCAATGATTTTTGGGTTTGGCGATCAAGGTACAACAAATCTGCTTACCCGCGCTCTCAAAGCTGTGGATATGAGTATAGAAACTATTCCTGACTCGGTGCAGATTGATTACCACCTCCCCAACGGGTTAAACCTGAAGGTTCACCGAGATTATGATAAATTTTTGCAAGAACTAACAGAATATTTCCCCCACGAACGTCAAGGGATTCGTCAGTTTTATAACGAGTGCTGGAAAGTATTTAATTGCTTGAACGCAATGGATTTGCTATCACTGGAAGAACCTCGTTATTTAACAAGAGTATTTTTCCAGCATCCATTAGCTTGTTTGGGCTTAGTCAAGTATCTACCACAAAATGCAGGTGATATTGCTCGACGTTATATAAAAGATCCCACTTTATTAAAGTTTATTGATATGGAGTGCTATTGCTGGTCAGTTGTTCCAGCAGATTTGACACCCATGATTAATGCCGGAATGGTATTTTCAGATCGGCACTATGGCGGTATTAACTACCCCAAGGGAGGCGTAGGACAAATCGCCCAAAAGTTAGTAGAAGGACTAGAGAAATTTGGTGGAAAAATTCAATACAAAGCTAAGGTGACAAAGATTCTTAAACAAAAGAATCGTGCTGTCGGAGTACAACTAGCTGATGGTAAAGTTTATCACGCGAAGCGAATTGTTTCTAATGCTACTCGCTGGGATACATTTGAAAAATTACTACCAGTAGAAGAAATGCCAGCAGCAGAGAAAAGCTGGCAGCAGCGTTATCAAAAGTCACCTAGTTTTTTAAGTTTACATTTGGGGGTAAAGGCAGATGTTTTATCTCCTGGTACAGAATGTCACCACATTTTGCTGGAAGACTGGCAAAAAATGGAAGCACCAGAAGGTACTATTTTTGTGTCTATTCCCACGCTTTTAGATCCAGATTTAGCACCAGCAGGACATCATATTATTCATACGTTCACGCCTAGCTGGATTGAAGACTGGCAAAAACTATCTGCAACAGAATACGAAGAGAAAAAGGAAGAAGCTGCTGGGCGAATTATTGAACGCTTAGAGAAGATTTTTCCAGGTTTAGATGCAGGTTTAGACTATATGGAGGTGGGAACACCCCGCACTCACCGTCGCTTTTTGGGGCGTGAACATGGCACTTATGGTCCAATACCCCGCCGCAAGTTATTAGGATTATTGGGAATGCCGTTTAATCGGACGGCTATCCCAGGATTGTACTGTGTAGGGGATAGTACCTTTCCAGGGCAAGGGTTAAATGCTGTGGCATTTTCAGGATTTGCTTGCGCTCATCGCATTGCTGTGGATTTGGGAATGTAATATATAGCAGTCAGCTATCAGCTATCAGCTTTTTTCAAAGCATTTCTCCGTCAGGGTTTCAGAATATCAAATGTTCTAACCTATCTGGCTACGGCTATAACAACCACAAATTAGTACAGACGAGATATTAGGGTGCGATCGCTATTTAGTTTACTCCCTTCCCACTAAAAGATTACCGATTATATTCTTCTTTTTCCTTGGCGTTCTTTGCGTCTTGGCGGTTTTAAAAATAGGTATTCGCCATAGTGGGAAGGGAGTAAACTTAACAATTGCCATTATTTGTCAAAAGATGAAAATTACGGCATTTTTTTGACAAAATTATGTTTAATTGTTTACAAAGCTCATTCGACTCAAAAAACTCTTGAGGCGATCGCTCTGTGGTTGGGTTAGCACTTCTCGTGCTGAACCTTCTTCTTCCACACGACCTTGATTTAAAAATAATACGCGATTAGCTACCTCACGCGCAAATTGCATCTCATGGGTGACAATTACC contains:
- the crtH gene encoding carotenoid isomerase, producing the protein MPATSISYFLEDKPDQTVFDVIVIGSGIGGLVTATQLAAKGAKVLVLESYLIPGGSAGYFEREGYRFDVGASMIFGFGDQGTTNLLTRALKAVDMSIETIPDSVQIDYHLPNGLNLKVHRDYDKFLQELTEYFPHERQGIRQFYNECWKVFNCLNAMDLLSLEEPRYLTRVFFQHPLACLGLVKYLPQNAGDIARRYIKDPTLLKFIDMECYCWSVVPADLTPMINAGMVFSDRHYGGINYPKGGVGQIAQKLVEGLEKFGGKIQYKAKVTKILKQKNRAVGVQLADGKVYHAKRIVSNATRWDTFEKLLPVEEMPAAEKSWQQRYQKSPSFLSLHLGVKADVLSPGTECHHILLEDWQKMEAPEGTIFVSIPTLLDPDLAPAGHHIIHTFTPSWIEDWQKLSATEYEEKKEEAAGRIIERLEKIFPGLDAGLDYMEVGTPRTHRRFLGREHGTYGPIPRRKLLGLLGMPFNRTAIPGLYCVGDSTFPGQGLNAVAFSGFACAHRIAVDLGM